In Gossypium arboreum isolate Shixiya-1 chromosome 6, ASM2569848v2, whole genome shotgun sequence, the following are encoded in one genomic region:
- the LOC108483997 gene encoding profilin-1 codes for MSWQTYVDDHLLCDIEGNHLSAAAIIGQDGSVWAQSSNFPQFKQEEINGIMNDFSEPGSLAPTGLYLGGTKYMVIQGEPGAVIRGKKGPGGVTVKKTNQALIIGIYDEPMTPGQCNMVVERLGDYLIDQGL; via the exons atgtcgTGGCAAACGTATGTTGATGATCACCTGTTGTGTGATATCGAAGGCAACCATCTCTCTGCCGCTGCTATCATCGGCCAAGACGGCAGCGTTTGGGCTCAGAGCTCCAATTTCCCTCAG TTTAAGCAAGAAGAAATCAATGGCATCATGAATGACTTTTCTGAACCCGGATCACTTGCCCCAACCGGATTGTACCTTGGTGGCACTAAATACATGGTGATCCAAGGTGAACCAGGAGCTGTTATTCGAGGGAAGAAG GGACCTGGAGGTGTTACTGTTAAAAAGACCAATCAGGCCTTGATCATCGGCATCTATGATGAGCCAATGACTCCCGGGCAGTGCAACATGGTTGTGGAAAGGCTGGGTGATTATCTCATTGATCAGGGTCTTTGA
- the LOC108484113 gene encoding glucan endo-1,3-beta-glucosidase 13-like — MASRFNLVFAVSLLLLLDFCRGSIVGVCYGRNADDLPTPDKVAKLVQLHKIKYLRIYDSNIQVLKAFANTGVELMVGVPNSDLLAFSQFQSNADSWLKNSILPYYPATKITYITVGLEVTESPDNASALVVPAMQNVLTALKKVGLHRRIKVSSTHSLGVLSRSFPPSAGAFNSSHAFFLKPMLEFLAENHSPFMIDLYPYYAYRDSPSNVSLDYALFELSSEVIDPNTGLLYTNMFDAQIDALYFALMALNFRTIRVMVTETGWPSKGSPKEKAATPDNAQTYNANLIHHVINDSGTPAKPGEELDVYIFSLFNENRKPGLESERNWGLFYPDQTSVYNLDFTGKGIVDVTNSGNGTNSNVTTWCIASSKASEADLQNALDWACGPGNVDCSPIQPSQPCFEPDNTLSHASFAFNSYYQQNGATDVACSFGGNGVKVDKDPSYDNCIYVTTKGINKTATSNMTAIASTSSSRQTEVCAWIASFFLMILVSFVLNPEKVLDASISWQLRGLA; from the exons ATGGCTTCAAGATTCAACCTTGTCTTTGCTGTTTCTTTGCTGCTTCTTTTAG ATTTCTGTAGGGGAAGCATAGTTGGAGTTTGCTATGGAAGGAATGCTGATGATCTTCCAACACCTGATAAAGTGGCGAAATTGGTTCAACTTCACAAAATTAAATACCTAAGGATTTATGATTCAAATATCCAAGTGTTGAAGGCATTTGCAAACACCGGTGTTGAACTTATGGTGGGAGTTCCAAATTCGGACTTGTTAGCATTCTCCCAGTTCCAATCAAATGCGGATTCCTGGCTAAAGAACAGCATCCTTCCGTATTACCCAGCCACAAAAATCACATACATCACAGTAGGTCTTGAAGTCACGGAGAGTCCTGATAATGCCTCTGCCTTGGTTGTGCCTGCTATGCAAAATGTCCTCACTGCATTGAAAAAGGTTGGCCTGCACAGGAGAATTAAAGTTTCAAGTACTCATTCCCTTGGGGTTCTGTCCCGGTCATTCCCACCTTCTGCTGGGGCTTTTAACAGCAGCCATGCATTTTTCTTGAAACCTATGTTGGAATTCCTAGCTGAGAACCATTCACCTTTTATGATCGATTTATATCCTTATTATGCTTATAGAGATTCTCCGAGCAATGTCTCTTTGGATTATGCTTTGTTCGAGTTATCCTCAGAAGTCATAGATCCAAACACAGGTCTACTTTACACCAACATGTTTGATGCCCAGATAGATGCCCTGTATTTTGCCCTGATGGCCTTAAATTTCAGAACAATCCGGGTTATGGTCACTGAAACTGGCTGGCCTTCCAAAGGTTCACCCAAAGAGAAGGCTGCTACTCCCGACAATGCTCAGACTTATAATGCCAATCTAATTCATCATGTTATCAATGACTCTGGCACTCCTGCCAAGCCTGGTGAAGAGCTTGACGTGTATATTTTCTCATTGTTTAATGAGAACAGGAAGCCTGGACTGGAATCAGAGAGAAACTGGGGCTTATTTTATCCTGACCAGACTAGTGTCTATAACCTGGACTTCACCGGAAAAGGTATTGTTGATGTGACAAACAGTGGGAACGGCACCAATTCAAATGTGACAACCTGGTGTATTGCTTCTAGCAAAGCTTCTGAAGCAGATTTGCAAAATGCCCTGGATTGGGCTTGTGGTCCTGGGAATGTGGATTGCTCTCCCATTCAGCCTAGCCAGCCATGTTTCGAGCCTGATAATACACTTTCTCATGCCTCGTTTGCGTTCAATAGTTACTACCAGCAAAATGGGGCTACTGATGTTGCTTGCAGTTTTGGAGGAAATGGAGTCAAAGTCGACAAGGATCCTA GCTATGATAATTGCATCTATGTTACTACAAAAGG CATAAACAAAACTGCAACAAGTAATATGACCGCCATAGCTAGTACTTCGTCATCCAGACAGACTGAAGTGTGTGCATGGATTGCTAGTTTCTTTCTAATGATACTAGTCTCATTTGTTTTAAACCCCGAAAAGGTGTTGGATGCATCGATTTCATGGCAGTTGAGGGGTCTGGCATGA
- the LOC108485680 gene encoding protein OXIDATIVE STRESS 3-like produces MNLKKMDCNEAWCGNLMMMGRGNHNDETCDLISSESSLGENSDNSIYSISSSSDMVEDASSATSSSSSSSSNGPLYELSDLMAQLPIRRGLSKYYEGKSQSFTSLASVRSIEDLPEKVLGPLNIRSKMKSCKSYGWGLGGHKNKSYSPKATISKKGCSSRGCFMSSLGKSSSSVVNRD; encoded by the exons ATGAATCTGAAGAAAATGGATTGCAATGAAGCATGGTGCGGCAACTTGATGATGATGGGGAGAGGGAATCATAATGATGAAACGTGTGATTTAATATCCAGTGAATCCTCCCTTGGAGAAAACTCAGATAACTCCATTTATTCAATATCTTCTTCATCAGACATGGTTGAGGATGCATCTTCTgcaacatcatcatcatcatcatcatcatctaatGGACCTCTTTATGAATTATCCGACCTCATGGCTCAATTACCTATCAG GAGAGGGCTTTCTAAATATTATGAAGGGAAGTCTCAATCATTCACATCTTTAGCAAGCGTGAGGAGCATAGAAGACCTTCCAGAGAAAGTGTTGGGTCCTTTAAATATTAGATCCAAGATGAAATCATGTAAGAGCTATGGATGGGGACTTGGTGGTCATAAAAACAAGTCATATAGCCCTAAGGCTACCATATCAAAGAAGGGTTGTTCCAGTCGAGGTTGTTTCATGTCTTCTCTAGGTAAGAGTAGTAGTAGTGTAGTGAATAGGGATTGA